A region of the Actinomycetes bacterium genome:
ACGATCAGCCTCACCAACCCCGGCACCATCGGGACCGTCCACTCGGTGCCCCGGCTGATGAGCGGCCAGGGCGCGATCATCGGCGCCGGTGCGCTCGACTACCCCGCCGAGTGGCAGGGCGCCTCCGAGGAGACCCTCGCCCGCAACGCCGTGAGCAAGATCCTCACCCTCACCTCGACCTACGACCACCGGATCATCCAGGGCGCCCAGTCCGGGGAGTTCCTCCGGTCGGTCGAGCAGCTCCTGCTCGGCCAGGAAGGCTTCTACGACACGGTCTTCGCGGCGCTGCGCGTGCCGTACGAGCCAGTGCGCTGGGAGCGCGACATCAGCGCCAGCCACGAGGACGACGTCACCAAGGGCGCGCGTGTCCAGGAGCTCATCCACGCCTACCGGGTGCGCGGGCACCTCATGGCCGACACCGACCCGCTGGAGTACCGCCAGCGCCGCCACCCTGACCTCGACATCGTCAGCCACGGACTGACCCTGTGGGACCTCGACCGCGAGTTCGCCACCGGCGGGTTCGGGGGTCGGCCGATCGCCAAGCTTCGCGACATCCTGGGGATCCTGCGCGACTCGTACTGCCGCACCGTCGGCATCGAGTACATGCACATCCAGGACCCCGAGCAGCGCGAATGGATCCAGGCCGCCGTGGAGCGCCCGCAGGCGCGCTGCGAGCGTGACGAGCAGCTGCGGATCCTGCGCCGGCTCAACGCGGCGGAGGCCTTCGAGACCTTCCTGCAGACCAAGTACGTCGGCCAGAAGCGGTTCTCCCTCGAGGGCGGGGAGTCGGTCATCCCGCTGCTGGACGCGGTGCTGCGCTCCGCCGTCGACGACGGCCTCGTCGAGGTGTGCATCGGCATGCCGCACCGCGGCCGCCTGAACGTCCTCGCCAACATCGTGGGCAAGTCCTACGGGCAGATCTTCCGCGAGTTCGAGGGCACGGTGGACCCGGGCGCCGCGCACGGCTCGGGCGACGTCAAGTACCACCTGGGGGCGGAGGGCACCTTCACGGTGGAGGACGGCCGCACGGTCGCGGTCTCCCTGGCCGCCAATCCGTCACACCTGGAGGCCGTCAACCCGGTCCTCGAGGGGATCGCCCGCGCCAAGCAGGACGTGCTCGACCGCGGCGAGGACTTCCCGGTCCTGCCGGTGCTGCTCCATGGCGACGCCGCGTTCGCCGGTCAGGGCGTGGTCGCGGAGACCCTGGAGCTGAGCCAGCTGCGCGGGTACCGCACGGGCGGGACGATCCACGTGGTCGTCAACAACCAGGTCGGCTTCACGACCTCGCCGGCCGCCAGCCGCTCGTCCACCTACGCGACGGACGTGGCCCGGACCGTCCAGGCGCCGATCTTCCACGTCAACGGCGACGACCCCGAGGCCTGCGTCCGGGTGGCACGCCTGGCCTTCGAGTTCCGCCAGGAGTTCGACAAGGACGTCGTCATCGACCTGATCTGCTACCGACGGCGTGGGCACAACGAGGCCGACGACCCCTCGCTCACCCAGCCGCTGATGTACAACCTCATCGACCTCAAGCGCTCCATCCGCAAGCTCTACACCGAGGCGCTGATCGGCCGCGGCGACATCACCGTCGAGGAGGCCGAGGCGGCGCTGCGCGACTACCAGGAGCAGCTCGAGAAGGTCTTCCAAGCAACCCGCGCCCAGGACGCGTCGGTCGACGACTCGGGCGCCGGGCCCCTGAACGAGCGGTCCGGCCAGGTCGAGCGGGAGGGCCAGCAGGATCTGGAGCCGCAGCGGCCCTCGGCGGACGTACCCACCGCCATCGACCTCGACGTGGTCAAGCGCGTCGTGGAGTCGCAGCTGACCGTGCCCGAGGGCTTCACCGTGCACCCTCGGCTGGCCCCTCAACTGCAGCGGCGCGCCCAGATGGTCGAGCAGGACGCGATCGACTGGGCCATGGGCGAGGCACTGGCCTTCGGCTCGCTGCTCACCGAGGGCCGTGCGGTACGACTCGCCGGGCAGGACTCGCGGCGCGGCACCTTCGGCCAGCGCCATGCCGTCATCGTCGACCGGGTGACCGGCTGGCAGTACAAGCCGCTCAAGCGCTGCTACGAGAACGGCGGGAAGCTCTACGTCTACGACTCGTTGCTGTCGGAGTACGCCGCGATGGGCTTCGAGTACGGCTACTCGGTGGCCCGGCCGGACGCCCTGGTCATGTGGGAGGCACAGTTCGGCGACTTCGCGAACGGCGCGCAGACGATCATCGACGAGTTCATCGCCTCCGGTGAGCAGAAGTGGGGCCAGCGCTCGGCCGTGACCCTGCTGCTGCCCCACGGCTACGAGGGCCAGGGGCCGGACCACTCCTCGGCCAGGGTGGAGCGCTTCCTGCAGCTGTGCGCCCAGGACAACATGACGGTCGCCATGCCGTCGACGCCGGCGTCGTACTTCCACCTGTTGCGCTGGCAGGTGCACTCCGAGCTGCAGCGCCCGCTCGTCGTCTTCACCCCCAAGTCCATGCTGCGCCTGAAGGCGGCGACCTCGCGGACCGAGGAGTTCATCAGTGGCCACTTCCGCCCGGTGATCCCTGACGAGCACGTCGACCGGGCCGGCGTACGAGTGATCATCCTGTGCAGCGGGAAGGTCTACTGGGATCTCGTGGCCGAGCGTGCCAAGCGCGGGGCGGACGACGTCGCCATCGTGCGCCTCGAACGCCTCTACCCGCTGCCCGCGAAGACCCTGCCCGTGGCGCTGGAGGGCTACCCGGCGTCGGCACAGGTCCGCTGGGTGCAGGAGGAGCCGGCGAACCAGGGGGCCTGGTGGTCGATGTCGATGAACGTCCCCCAGATCATCGGCCGCACGCTGGCGCCGGTGACCCGAACCGCCTCGTCCTCACCGGCGGCGGGCTCCCACCACCGCCACGAGCAGGAGCAGCGCGAGATCATCGACGCCGCGCTGGCCTGAGGTGTACTTCACCGACCGCGGCATCGAGGAGCTCGAGGCGCGCCGCGGAATCGAGGAGGTCAGCCTCGCCTGGCTGGCCGAGCGGCTACGCGAGTTCGTCGACCTCAACCCCGACTTCGAGGTGCCCGTGGAGCGGTTGGCCACCTGGCTGGCCCGCCTCGACGACGCCGACGACGACTGAGCCCATCCATCCCCCCACTTGTGGCGGGGTCTACGTCGATCAACGTGACGTGAGAGACGCGGAACCCGCCACCAGTGGGGGATCAGGGCGGGATCGAGGCTCAGCGCTCGAGGCTCAGGGCTCGACGACGACCTTGCCGAAGGCCTCCCCCGAGGCCAGCCGTTCGAAGGCGTCCCGGGCGTCCGCGAGGACGTACGTCGAGTCGACGAGCGGCCGCACCCCCGAGGCGACCAGGAAGTGCTGGAGCGCGACCAGCTCGCGGCGGGTGCCCATCGTGGACCCCACGACGGACAGCTGCAGGAAGAAGACCCGGCGCAGGTCGGTCACCACCTCGTGGCCGCTGGTCGCCCCGGCGACCACCACCGTCCCGCCCGGACGCAGGGCCTTGAGGCTGTGGTCCCACGTGGCCGACCCGACCGTCTCCAGGACTGCGTCGACCCGCTCGGGCAGCCGGGCCCCCGGCGGGTACGCCGCCTCGGCGCCGAGCTCGACCGCACGAGCGCGACGCTCCTCCTCGCGGCTGGTCGCCCACATGCGCAACCCGGCGGCGGCCCCGAGGGCGAGCGCGGCGGAGGAGACCCCGCCGCCGGCGCCCTGGACGAGCACCCGGTCGCCCGGACGCACACCGGCCTTGACGAACAGCATCCGATAGGCGGTGAGCCACGCGGTGGGCAGCGAAGCGGCCTCCGCCCAGGACAGCTCGGGAGCCTTGGGCACCAGGTTGCGCCGGGGCACGGCCACCCGCTCCGCGAGGGTGCCGGGGTGGACCTCCGAGAGCAGGGAGCGCCGCGGGTCGGCGGTCTCGTCGCCGCCGCCCGCGTCGGTGTCGGCGATGACGGCATGCACCACGACCTCGTTGCCGTCGGCGTCCACGCCCGCGGCGTCGCAGCCGAGGATCATCGGCAGCCGGTCCGCGGGCAGGCCGACCCCGCGCAGCGACCACAGGTCGTGATGGTTGAGCGCGGCGGCGCGGACCGTGACGACGGTCCAGCCCTCCGGCGGCTCCGGGTCCGGGACGGACCCGACCTCCAGTCCGGCCAGCGGGTCGTCGGGTGAGAGGCGGGCGGCGTAGGCAGCGAGCACGTCTTGACGCTAGCCGCCCGGACGGCTGTCTGGGGGCCGGGTTGACACACGATGCAATCTCGATATATCTTGAGTGCAGCGTGATAGACACGCGACACAGATTGAACACAGACGAACCATCGACTGAGGAGACCTCATGAAGCACCACATGCACCACAGGGGACCGGGCGGCCCCCGAGGCCCGCGCTTCGCGGGCGGGCGACGGGGCGGGGCCCGTCGCGGCGATGTCCGCGGCGCGATCCTGCTCCTGCTCGCCGAGCGCCCGATGCACGGCTACCAGCTCATGCAGGAGATGTCGGCTCGTACCGACGGCGCCTGGCGGCCCAGCCCCGGCGCCATCTACCCCGCGCTCGCCCAGCTCGAGGACGAGGGCCTGGTCGTCGTCACCCGCGAGGGCGGTCGCAAGCTCGCCTCGCTCACCGACGCGGGCCGCGCCGAGCTCGAGGCCAACGCCGAGAGCATCGGCGACCCCTTCGCCGAGCTGCGCGAAGCGGGAGACCACGGCAGCCTGCGGGCCGCGTTCGAGGGACTGGGCGGCGCCGTTCGCCAGGTGGCCCGTACCGGCACCGCCACCCAGCGGGGGCAGGTCGAGCGGATCCTGATCGACGCGCGCCGGGCGGTCTACCTCGTGCTCGCCGACGCCGAGCCCGCCGAGACGACGGAAACCGGCGCGAGCTGACCCGACTACAGGGGCACCGGCGGCGGCGGCAGGCGACCGGCGCGCCGCAGCGGCCGGTATCGCCAGCGGACCACCCCGAGGACGTCTCGGTCCGCAACAGCCCCGAGGGCCCAGGAGTCGACGCCCTCCGCCGGGTTGTCCCGCTCGACCCACCAGCCCGATGCGTCGTGGTGGATCGCCCGCTTCACTGACAGCGGGCGGCCATCCGGCAGGCGGACGACGACGACGTCGCCCCTCGCGGCGGGCGCCGACCAGCGCACGAGCAGCCGGTCGCCCGCGCGCAAGGTCGGCTCCATCGAGCGGCCGGCGACGACGACGCGTCCCCAGCGCAGCAGCCTCATCGCCCGACCCGGGCCGGGGCCGTGCAGCGGGAGCGTGGCCCGACTGGGGCCGGACCGCGGGAGTAGGGTCGCGCGAGGGAGCTGGCGCGCCGCGACGGCCCCCCGCACCCGAGTCGACCGAAGTCGGAAGGACAGGCATGCCCACTCTCGTGCACGCGCACTGCGACCTCCCCTGCGGTGTCTACGACCCCGCCCAGGCGCGGATCGAGGCCCAGTCCGTCAAGGCGATCATGGAGAAGTACAACGGCTCCGACGACCCCGCGTTCCGGACACGTGCGCTCATCATCAAGGAGCAGCGCAGCGAGCTGGTCAAGCACCACCTCTGGGTGCTGTGGACGGACTACTTCAAGGCGCCGCACTTCGAGGAGTACCCCCAGCTGCACACCCTGTTCAACCAGGCCACCAAGCTGGCCGGGGCGGGCGGCAGCAAGGCGGCGACCGACGTCGCCGTGGCCGACCAGCTGCTCGCCAAGATCGACGAGATCGCCGAGATCTTCTGGGAGACCAAGAAGGCCTGACCGGACCCCGCTCGCTACCGTGGGCCGGATGGATGCCATCCGGCGGGTACGTCCCGCGGACGTCGACGACGTCCACGCGATGATCCTCGAGCTCGCCGAGTACGAGCGCTCGCGGCACGAGGTCCGGGCCAGCGCCGAGGACCTGAGAGCCGCGCTGTTCGCCCCGAACCCGGCGCTGTTCGGGCACGTGGCCGAGGCGCCGGACGGCGACCTGGCCGGGTTCGCCGTCTGGTTCCTCAACTACTCGACGTGGGACGGCCGCCACGGCATCTACCTGGAGGACCTGTACGTGCGACCGCAGCACCGCGGCAGCGGCCTGGGTCGGGCGCTGCTGGCGGCACTGGCCGCCGAGTGCGTCTCCCGGCGGCTGACCCGGCTCCAGTGGTGGGTGCTGGACTGGAACGCGCCCTCGATCGGCTTCTACCGCTCGCTGGGTGCGCAGGCGATGGACGAGTGGACCGTCATGCGCATCTCCGGCGCCTCCCTCGACGACCTCGCCCGGCAGGCCTAGGTGGCCCAGGACGACGTCGTCGAGCTGCGGCTCCCGGCGGAGGCGGCGTACGTCTCCGTCGTCCGGACCGCCACCGCCGGGCTGGCCGCGCGCCTGGACTTCACGGTCGATGAGATCGAGGACCTGCGGATCGCGGTCGACGAGGCCTGCGCCATCCTGCTGCCCGACGTCGCGGGTGGTGAGTCCCTCGAGTGCCTGTTCCGCGTGGGCTCCGACGAGCTCGAGGTGACGGTCTCCGCGCGTACCGTGGGCGACCACCGCCCCGAGCGCGGCAGCTTCGGCTGGACGGTCCTCGAGGCGCTGGCCGGCTCCGTGGAGTCGGGTCGCGTCGACGGGCGCACCTACTTCACCCTGTGCAAACGACGCGGGCGAGGCCCCGGCGGATGACCCCCGAGGGACAGCCGGCCTCGCGCGAGGAGCAGCGGGAGCGCAGCTGGGAGCTGTTCGTCCGCCTTCGCGCACTGGGTGGGACGCCGGGCGACGAGGGCGAGCGCCGCCGGCTGCGCGACGAGCTCGTCGCCCTCCACCTGCCGCTCGTCGAGCACCTAGCGGGGCGCTTCCGCAACCGGGGGGAGCCCTACGACGACCTCGTCCAGGTCGGGACCATCGGGCTGATCAACGCGGTGGACCGCTTCGACGTGGAGCGGGGGGTGGAGTTCTCGACCTACGCGACGCCCACGGTCGTCGGCGAGATCCGCCGTCACTTCCGGGACAAGGGCTGGGCGGTCCGGGTCCCACGACGCCTGCAGGACCTGCGCCTCCAGCTGGCCGCAG
Encoded here:
- a CDS encoding multifunctional oxoglutarate decarboxylase/oxoglutarate dehydrogenase thiamine pyrophosphate-binding subunit/dihydrolipoyllysine-residue succinyltransferase subunit; protein product: TISLTNPGTIGTVHSVPRLMSGQGAIIGAGALDYPAEWQGASEETLARNAVSKILTLTSTYDHRIIQGAQSGEFLRSVEQLLLGQEGFYDTVFAALRVPYEPVRWERDISASHEDDVTKGARVQELIHAYRVRGHLMADTDPLEYRQRRHPDLDIVSHGLTLWDLDREFATGGFGGRPIAKLRDILGILRDSYCRTVGIEYMHIQDPEQREWIQAAVERPQARCERDEQLRILRRLNAAEAFETFLQTKYVGQKRFSLEGGESVIPLLDAVLRSAVDDGLVEVCIGMPHRGRLNVLANIVGKSYGQIFREFEGTVDPGAAHGSGDVKYHLGAEGTFTVEDGRTVAVSLAANPSHLEAVNPVLEGIARAKQDVLDRGEDFPVLPVLLHGDAAFAGQGVVAETLELSQLRGYRTGGTIHVVVNNQVGFTTSPAASRSSTYATDVARTVQAPIFHVNGDDPEACVRVARLAFEFRQEFDKDVVIDLICYRRRGHNEADDPSLTQPLMYNLIDLKRSIRKLYTEALIGRGDITVEEAEAALRDYQEQLEKVFQATRAQDASVDDSGAGPLNERSGQVEREGQQDLEPQRPSADVPTAIDLDVVKRVVESQLTVPEGFTVHPRLAPQLQRRAQMVEQDAIDWAMGEALAFGSLLTEGRAVRLAGQDSRRGTFGQRHAVIVDRVTGWQYKPLKRCYENGGKLYVYDSLLSEYAAMGFEYGYSVARPDALVMWEAQFGDFANGAQTIIDEFIASGEQKWGQRSAVTLLLPHGYEGQGPDHSSARVERFLQLCAQDNMTVAMPSTPASYFHLLRWQVHSELQRPLVVFTPKSMLRLKAATSRTEEFISGHFRPVIPDEHVDRAGVRVIILCSGKVYWDLVAERAKRGADDVAIVRLERLYPLPAKTLPVALEGYPASAQVRWVQEEPANQGAWWSMSMNVPQIIGRTLAPVTRTASSSPAAGSHHRHEQEQREIIDAALA
- a CDS encoding DUF6104 family protein, whose product is MYFTDRGIEELEARRGIEEVSLAWLAERLREFVDLNPDFEVPVERLATWLARLDDADDD
- a CDS encoding zinc-binding dehydrogenase, with product MLAAYAARLSPDDPLAGLEVGSVPDPEPPEGWTVVTVRAAALNHHDLWSLRGVGLPADRLPMILGCDAAGVDADGNEVVVHAVIADTDAGGGDETADPRRSLLSEVHPGTLAERVAVPRRNLVPKAPELSWAEAASLPTAWLTAYRMLFVKAGVRPGDRVLVQGAGGGVSSAALALGAAAGLRMWATSREEERRARAVELGAEAAYPPGARLPERVDAVLETVGSATWDHSLKALRPGGTVVVAGATSGHEVVTDLRRVFFLQLSVVGSTMGTRRELVALQHFLVASGVRPLVDSTYVLADARDAFERLASGEAFGKVVVEP
- a CDS encoding PadR family transcriptional regulator, encoding MKHHMHHRGPGGPRGPRFAGGRRGGARRGDVRGAILLLLAERPMHGYQLMQEMSARTDGAWRPSPGAIYPALAQLEDEGLVVVTREGGRKLASLTDAGRAELEANAESIGDPFAELREAGDHGSLRAAFEGLGGAVRQVARTGTATQRGQVERILIDARRAVYLVLADAEPAETTETGAS
- a CDS encoding S24/S26 family peptidase, with product MRLLRWGRVVVAGRSMEPTLRAGDRLLVRWSAPAARGDVVVVRLPDGRPLSVKRAIHHDASGWWVERDNPAEGVDSWALGAVADRDVLGVVRWRYRPLRRAGRLPPPPVPL
- the sodN gene encoding superoxide dismutase, Ni codes for the protein MPTLVHAHCDLPCGVYDPAQARIEAQSVKAIMEKYNGSDDPAFRTRALIIKEQRSELVKHHLWVLWTDYFKAPHFEEYPQLHTLFNQATKLAGAGGSKAATDVAVADQLLAKIDEIAEIFWETKKA
- a CDS encoding GNAT family N-acetyltransferase; translation: MDAIRRVRPADVDDVHAMILELAEYERSRHEVRASAEDLRAALFAPNPALFGHVAEAPDGDLAGFAVWFLNYSTWDGRHGIYLEDLYVRPQHRGSGLGRALLAALAAECVSRRLTRLQWWVLDWNAPSIGFYRSLGAQAMDEWTVMRISGASLDDLARQA
- a CDS encoding anti-sigma regulatory factor, with protein sequence MAQDDVVELRLPAEAAYVSVVRTATAGLAARLDFTVDEIEDLRIAVDEACAILLPDVAGGESLECLFRVGSDELEVTVSARTVGDHRPERGSFGWTVLEALAGSVESGRVDGRTYFTLCKRRGRGPGG